One genomic region from Lates calcarifer isolate ASB-BC8 linkage group LG10, TLL_Latcal_v3, whole genome shotgun sequence encodes:
- the LOC108901953 gene encoding monocyte chemotactic protein 1B has protein sequence MAAPRLALSVVVLVLAVITVTEGMRGTGPRKCCFRFNDSPVPKERVTGYVRTSQRCSNPAVLLKTVAGRQLCARPSDAWVKEIMTYLDNKPLPGQGTIA, from the exons ATGGCTGCTCCTCGTCTCgctctgtctgttgttgtgctgGTGCTGGCtgtcatcactgtcactgaag GTATGCGTGGTACTGGCCCCAGGAAATGCTGCTTTCGTTTCAATGACAGCCCGGTGCCTAAAGAACGAGTGACCGGCTACGTCAGGACCAGCCAGCGTTGCTCCAACCCTGCCGTCCT gctgaAGACAGTGGCAGGTCGTCAGCTGTGTGCCAGGCCTTCAGATGCCTGGGTGAAGGAGATCATGACCTACCTGGACAACAAACCCCTCCCAGGACAGGGGACCATCGCATAA